From Ascaphus truei isolate aAscTru1 chromosome 20, aAscTru1.hap1, whole genome shotgun sequence, one genomic window encodes:
- the LOC142470989 gene encoding olfactory receptor 5V1-like: MLRENQTTVTEFLLLGFPVIHNFKILLFLIFLLLYIFTLAGNVLIIVLVSTSHQLQTPMYFFLRHLSLSDILLTTDIVPNMLYVTLAEGAVISLAGCITQYFLFGTSAGAECLLLTVMSYDRYLAICNPLRYSAIMDFKFCCQMVFWSWFLVFMAALSIVILICSFQVCNPNVIDHFFCDLTPLLEHFCSDRFIADTVLIFQCIFIIVFPFIFIIVTYVCISLTILRISSTTGRQKAFSTCSSHLAVVFLYYGTLIAKYVIPSKGHSLTVMKITSLLYAVVIPLFNPIIYTLRNKEIQAALWKCISIRVQTYLSARDKIK, encoded by the coding sequence ATGCTCCGGGAGAATCAGACCACAGTTACAGAATTTCTGCTTCTGGGATTTCCAGTCATTCACAACTTCAAGATATTACTCTTCCTCATCTTCCTTCTATTATACATTTTCACCTTAGCTGGAAATGTCCTGATCATTGTCTTGGTGTCAACCAGCCACCAGCTCCAAACACCCATGTACTTCTTTCTCAGGCACCTGTCCCTGTCTGACATCTTGCTAACCACAGATATTGTGCCTAACATGCTATATGTAACATTGGCAGAAGGGGCCGTTATCTCTCTCGCTGGCTGCATCACTCAATATTTCCTATTTGGTACCTCAGCAGGTGCTGAATGTTTGCTCCTTACAGTGATGTCTTATGATAGATACCTGGCCATCTGCAACCCATTGCGTTATTCTGCTATTATGGATTTTAAGTTTTGCTGCCAAATGGTTTTCTGGTCTTGGTTCTTAGTTTTTATGGCAGCACTAAGTATTGTTATTTTGATATGTTCATTTCAGGTATGTAACCCCAATGTCATTGACCATTTCTTTTGTGATCTTACCCCTCTCTTAGAACATTTTTGCTCAGACAGATTCATTGCGGATACAGTACTAATTTTTCAATGCATCTTTATCATTGTATTCCCATTCATCTTCATTATTGTGACTTATGTCTGTATCTCCCTCACTATCCTCAGGatctcctccaccactgggagacagaaagccttctccacctgcagCTCTCACCTGGCTGTTGTGTTCCTATATTATGGGACACTGATTGCTAAATATGTGATTCCCTCCAAAGGACACTCATTGACTGTAATGAAAATAACTTCTCTTCTGTACGCAGTCGTCATTCCGTTATTCAATCCCATCATCTATACTCTGAGGAACAAGGAGATCCAGGCAGCCCTGTGGAAATGTATCAGTATAAGGGTACAAACATATTTGAGTGCAAGGGATAAAATAAAGTAG